In a single window of the Planctomycetia bacterium genome:
- a CDS encoding GNAT family N-acetyltransferase yields MSGVEIREADESDLPEVLRLYALPDFDDGHALRLQDAVERLRQMRSYPDYRLYVALIDGRIVGTFTLLIAEKILHMGAKAAIVDDVIVDTLCRGRAIGKAMMAAAMDMARARGCYKLALSTNAKRIEAHRFYESLGFARHGYSYVIELANSS; encoded by the coding sequence ATGAGCGGTGTTGAGATACGCGAGGCCGACGAATCCGATTTGCCGGAGGTGCTTCGGCTTTATGCCCTGCCGGACTTCGACGACGGCCATGCCCTGCGCCTTCAGGACGCCGTCGAGCGGTTGCGGCAGATGCGGAGCTATCCGGATTACCGCCTGTATGTCGCGCTCATCGATGGCCGGATCGTCGGCACCTTCACATTGCTCATCGCCGAGAAAATTCTGCACATGGGGGCCAAGGCTGCGATCGTGGATGACGTGATCGTGGACACCCTATGCCGGGGCCGCGCGATCGGAAAGGCCATGATGGCGGCGGCAATGGACATGGCCAGGGCCCGGGGCTGTTACAAGCTGGCCTTGTCGACGAACGCGAAGCGGATTGAGGCGCATAGATTCTACGAGTCTCTGGGTTTCGCCAGGCACGGCTACAGCTACGTCATAGAACTCGCGAACAGTTCGTGA
- a CDS encoding RidA family protein, with product MPVTRVFSKAVWEGRVGYCRAIRADHHIYVTGTAPIGPDGAVFAPGDAYAQAARCFEIIKKALADLGATPANLVRTRMFVTDISRWEEFGRAHRDFCGDHPPATTMVEVKSLIDPAMLIEIEADAVVPRD from the coding sequence ATGCCAGTGACGAGGGTGTTCTCAAAGGCGGTTTGGGAGGGCAGGGTCGGCTACTGCAGGGCCATCCGCGCCGACCATCATATTTACGTCACCGGCACGGCGCCGATTGGACCCGATGGCGCCGTCTTCGCGCCGGGCGATGCGTACGCTCAGGCCGCGCGTTGTTTTGAGATCATCAAAAAGGCGCTCGCCGACCTTGGCGCAACTCCGGCGAACCTCGTTCGCACGCGCATGTTCGTCACCGATATCTCCCGCTGGGAAGAGTTCGGCCGGGCCCATCGAGATTTCTGCGGCGACCATCCGCCTGCGACGACGATGGTCGAAGTGAAGTCACTGATCGATCCCGCCATGCTGATTGAGATCGAGGCCGACGCCGTAGTCCCGCGCGATTAG
- a CDS encoding tetratricopeptide repeat protein produces the protein MQKKFEDKGVILVALSYEASSAVAPYVSQHKIPYIVGSDAKATRDAFGIQGYPTAFLVDPDGKIAWIGHPMEADKAIEDLLKKKKPRGAGLLAEEAGKLALAKAGKLYKQKKYAKALKAYQKIVKDYKGTKVAKTAKAKVKSIKGSTAVMASIRAEEADRNASRWLDMARVLAKNGAENDAMRYYEKIVSKYPESEHADTARREMEKLRGS, from the coding sequence ATGCAAAAGAAATTCGAAGACAAGGGTGTCATACTGGTCGCCCTTTCATATGAGGCCTCAAGCGCCGTAGCGCCTTATGTCTCTCAGCACAAGATCCCTTACATCGTCGGCAGCGACGCAAAGGCCACGCGCGACGCCTTTGGCATTCAGGGATACCCCACTGCTTTTCTCGTGGATCCGGACGGCAAGATTGCATGGATCGGGCATCCGATGGAGGCTGACAAGGCCATCGAAGATCTGCTCAAGAAGAAGAAGCCGCGCGGAGCGGGACTGCTGGCCGAAGAGGCGGGCAAACTGGCCCTCGCCAAGGCGGGCAAGCTCTATAAGCAGAAGAAATACGCCAAGGCCCTGAAGGCGTACCAGAAGATTGTCAAGGATTATAAGGGTACAAAGGTCGCCAAGACCGCGAAGGCCAAGGTCAAGTCGATCAAGGGCAGCACCGCCGTCATGGCGAGCATTCGCGCCGAAGAAGCGGATCGGAATGCGAGTCGCTGGCTGGACATGGCCCGCGTATTAGCCAAGAACGGCGCGGAAAACGACGCCATGCGTTACTACGAAAAGATCGTCTCGAAATACCCGGAATCCGAGCACGCCGACACGGCCCGCCGGGAAATGGAAAAGCTCCGCGGTAGTTGA
- a CDS encoding response regulator — protein MSSQQAAAKAVNVRIDDATAKRILSKLDDLRANSADADRRAHERFSFHKTCLIELTQPSGTVMSIKAPVGDLSRGGMAFLYHGFIHVGTKGRVQLVTTRNSWQFVDGTVVRCEYVEGGIHLVCMQFKHAIDISSFCCNTTPKRILMVDDDAGMRKLVGVHLKQLNVEITEAENGEEAIAAVGAGAFDVILMDIEMPKLDGVAAIKQLRESGYGGNTIALTALSAEGDRERLLQAGFDQYLAKPVTRESLTQALVEIEDEPLFSTMADNEEMLELINQFVDGLAPLVSELEKATAKGETDAMKRIVRSLKGQAGSYGFEPISKLAQDVESLLAADTPPASMAKTTRELIRMCRMARKPS, from the coding sequence ATGTCGAGCCAACAAGCTGCAGCGAAGGCCGTCAACGTACGAATCGACGACGCAACCGCGAAGCGCATCCTGAGCAAGCTGGATGATCTTCGGGCCAACAGCGCCGACGCGGATCGCCGCGCCCACGAGCGATTCTCATTTCACAAGACGTGTTTGATCGAACTGACTCAACCCAGCGGAACCGTGATGTCCATAAAGGCCCCCGTGGGAGACCTGAGCCGCGGCGGAATGGCGTTTCTTTACCACGGATTTATCCACGTGGGGACCAAGGGCCGGGTGCAACTCGTCACGACGCGCAACAGTTGGCAATTTGTCGATGGGACCGTCGTCCGGTGCGAGTACGTCGAGGGCGGTATCCACCTGGTCTGCATGCAGTTCAAGCACGCCATCGACATTTCCAGTTTCTGCTGCAACACCACCCCCAAGCGCATCCTGATGGTGGACGACGACGCCGGCATGCGAAAACTGGTGGGGGTGCACCTCAAGCAACTGAATGTCGAAATCACCGAGGCGGAGAACGGCGAAGAAGCGATCGCGGCGGTTGGGGCGGGCGCCTTCGACGTGATTCTCATGGACATCGAAATGCCGAAGCTCGACGGGGTCGCCGCCATCAAGCAATTGCGGGAAAGCGGATATGGCGGAAACACCATTGCACTAACCGCACTCAGTGCCGAGGGCGACCGTGAGCGCCTGCTCCAGGCGGGTTTCGATCAGTATCTTGCCAAGCCCGTGACGCGTGAGTCTTTGACTCAGGCACTTGTGGAAATCGAAGACGAACCGCTCTTCAGTACGATGGCCGACAATGAAGAGATGCTTGAGTTGATCAATCAGTTCGTGGACGGTTTGGCGCCGTTGGTTTCTGAATTGGAAAAGGCAACGGCGAAAGGCGAGACCGACGCGATGAAACGAATCGTGCGAAGCCTCAAGGGCCAGGCCGGCAGCTACGGATTCGAGCCGATCTCAAAACTGGCCCAGGATGTCGAATCGCTCCTTGCGGCCGATACGCCCCCAGCCTCCATGGCGAAGACCACCCGCGAACTGATCCGCATGTGTCGCATGGCGCGAAAGCCGTCCTAA